A genomic window from Fusarium oxysporum Fo47 chromosome VIII, complete sequence includes:
- a CDS encoding spindle assembly checkpoint component Mad1 gives MRSYTPNDKDGRGSRRSSVNARFRASTSTIDRPQTSLRQSRISSFRASTQPTYNLFTGESNIPRPQSRQSHVAESVRPGSRESHKENMAPPDADEYEKYRREIESLKAEIGTLQYRIQTAEQEKEIATSEQSSKLEQARRREQDEAQHRQAAEAEREKAVAQTETLRRELQEVKDAIDGDKKQLERKAREAEDEARLLQEQLEDLSTAKDDAARIADRKATDMEMQIAAAQKTIQEFEQESEQRENVLQQTQAQLAEKDGVIANLEADVLRLKAQSGDAETMEIIRQELTEQVQHIRNLEATNRDQLSELKHLRALSKAVEVVEEEKRTLQRKLESAELIEAELAEARIQRQRLEDERLAWSAYLRNAAETDESEFDSPEAVARALVEERLTNASYVEKVGSLQAEITAAQNTIQSLRDEQAQLKNEVENAKTVANASNADKARMRLERQRALAVKEVEYLRAQLKTFDTEDETLQPEQFDQARVQRVQELEDLVDKYKMEVQNLHAELSSIEPSAPSTPQPATGSKRSRAEDDSSQEQLGQLTRKKRMLEEQLTKSQNKIALLEKDLSTSKEQLKAAKQQTQTRVLSLKSNPTSDFEAIKRSTLEALKKENEDLLATLQSKNANSSVPMIPTSVLAAMEREITAAKSETASAEKRTRRLKEVWGSKSQEFKEAIFSTLGWTVTFIPNGKMRVESTFYPSQTDEHENSIVFDGERGTMKVGGGPRSDFARRINDQIGFWVREKGCIPGFLAALTLEFYEEHTRASK, from the exons ATGCGCTCCTATACGCCCAACGATAAAGATGGGCGTGGGAGCCGGCGAAGCTCTGTTAATGCCAGATTCCGAGCCAGCACGTCTACTATAGACAGACCTCAGACATCTCTACGACAGTCCAGG ATTTCCTCTTTCCGCGCGAGTACACAGCCTACATACAATCTGTTCACGGGCGAATCAAATATTCCTCGACCTCAATCTAGGCAAAGCCACGTCGCCGAGTCTGTCCGCCCCGGTTCGCGCGAAAGTCATAAGGAGAACATGGCGCCCCCGGACGCGGACGAGTACGAGAAGTACAGGCGAGAGATCGAGTCATTGAAAGCCGAGATTGGGACGCTGCAATATCGAATTCAGACTGCCGAgcaagagaaggagattgcGACGTCGGAACAAAGCAGCAAGTTGGAGCAAGCTCGACGGCGGGAGCAAGATGAAGCGCAGCACCGACAAGCGGCTGAGGCTGAACGCGAAAAAGCGGTAGCGCAAACAGAAACTCTTCGAAGAGAATTACAAGAAGTCAAGGACGCGATCGATGGCGATAAGAAGCAATTAGAGCGCAAGGCTCGTGAAGCAGAGGATGAGGCCCGCTTGCTGCAGGAACAGTTGGAGGACCTATCCACAGCGAAGGACGATGCCGCCCGAATTGCCGACCGAAAAGCCACAGACATGGAGATGCAGATTGCCGCGGCGCAAAAGACTATCCAAGAATTTGAGCAGGAGAGCGAACAGCGGGAGAATGTCCTACAACAAACACAAGCTCAATTGGCTGAGAAGGATGGAGTGATCGCGAATCTCGAGGCAGATGTGCTACGACTCAAAGCGCAAAGCGGCGATGCAGAGACGATGGAGATCATCAGACAGGAACTTACTGAACAAGTTCAGCATATCCGAAACCTCGAGGCGACGAATCGTGATCAGCTCTCCGAACTTAAGCACCTACGAGCGTTGAGCAAGGCAGTTGAAGttgtcgaagaagagaagcgaaCATTACAGCGAAAGCTTGAGTCGGCCGAATTGATTGAAGCAGAGCTTGCCGAGGCGCGTATCCAGCGACAACGACTGGAAGACGAACGCTTGGCTTGGTCGGCGTATCTAAGAAACGCTGCCGAGACAGACGAGTCTGAGTTTGACTCGCCAGAGGCTGTGGCAAGGGCCCTTGTTGAAGAGCGCTTGACGAATGCATCAtatgttgagaaggtcgGGTCCCTCCAGGCTGAGATTACTGCTGCTCAGAACACGATCCAATCGCTTCGCGACGAGCAGGCTCAACTGAAGAATGAGGTCGAGAATGCGAAGACTGTGGCAAATGCTAGCAATGCCGATAAGGCCCGAATGCGACTGGAGCGCCAACGTGCCTTGGCCGTCAAGGAGGTCGAATACCTCCGCGCACAGCTCAAGACCTTCGATACCGAGGACGAGACACTTCAGCCAGAACAATTTGACCAGGCCCGCGTACAGCGCGTGCAAGAGCTGGAGGATCTTGTCGACAAGTATAAGATGGAAGTCCAGAACCTACACGCAGAGCTATCGTCAATCGAGCCCTCAGCACCAAGCACACCCCAACCCGCGACAGGAAGCAAGCGCTCAAGAGCGGAGGATGACAGTTCTCAAGAGCAACTCGGCCAACTCACGCGAAAGAAGCGTATGCTAGAGGAGCAATTGACCAAGTCGCAAAACAAGATTGCTTTGCTGGAGAAAGACTTGTCTACCAGCAAGGAACAACTCAAAGCTGCTAAGCAACAAACACAAACACGTGTTCTATCACTCAAGTCCAATCCCACATCAGACTTTGAAGCTATCAAGCGCTCCACCCTCGAAGCACTAAAGAAGGAGAACGAAGATCTCCTCGCAACCCTCCAATCCAAGAACGCCAACTCCTCCGTCCCTATGATCCCAACCTCCGTCCTCGCCGCAATGGAACGCGAAATAACCGCCGCCAAGTCCGAAACCGCCTCCGCCGAGAAGCGCACGCGCCGCCTAAAAGAAGTCTGGGGCTCCAAATCCCAAGAGTTCAAAgaagccatcttctccacGCTCGGGTGGACCGTGACGTTCATCCCCAACGGCAAAATGCGCGTCGAGAGCACGTTCTACCCCTCGCAGACAGACGAGCATGAGAATTCCATCGTGTTTGATGGCGAGCGCGGCACGATGAAGGTTGGCGGTGGACCGAGGAGTGATTTCGCGAGGAGGATTAATGATCAGATTGGGTTCTGGGTTAGGGAGAAGGGATGTATTCCTGGGTTTTTGGCGGCGCTGACGTTGGAGTTTTATGAGGAGCATACAAGGGCTTCGAAGTAG
- a CDS encoding mitochondrial matrix Mmp37-domain-containing protein: MASIGLRSSVTTRAIYLRSSHLRQIPPTQYTRCYSNSTKPPTSSSSSSSSSSSDESIASSASSTPSSKLNVFSSEWEDLDTPIKSFADLPHRLFGANQHMIINYELKEALRLMLRQFNAPIMYCFAYGSGVFPQSPSQASISESDFRAVHPNPPEALIKSQKGSPKVLDFIFGVSHVEHWHSINMKQHRNHYSGLASLGSGVVSRVQNWGAGVYFNPYVEVNGMLIKYGVTSIDNLVRDLSSWDSLYLAGRLQKPVKILRDHPRVRLANQHNLIAAVRTALLLLPPQFTEAELYSTIAGLSYLGDPRMALPTENKSKVTNIVDNNIIHFRRLYAPLVKTLPNVDFTGACRIDDTDWIMNPEAGNKLQQDMDPVRRGNMVRRLPQTFRSRLYFQYQRRFGIPRGEFNELMKASTDEEGGAVKKMQGGEFERRIATDDAQKLNETMRIVIKQTVNWPSTVQSIKGLLMGGFSRTWRYLGEKYSKYKKDQDSKKSKKA, from the exons ATGGCCTCAATTGGCCTCCGG TCCTCCGTGACCACCCGTGCCATATACCTCCGATCCTCCCACCTACGACAAATCCCTCCAACACAATACACACGATGCTACTCCAACTCAACGAAACCCCCcacctcaagctcaagctcaagctcaagctcaagctccGACGAATCCATCGCAAGTAGCGcgtcctcaacaccaagcagTAAACTCAATGTCTTCAGCAGCGAATGGGAAGACCTCGACACACCCATCAAGTCCTTCGCTGACCTGCCACATCGACTCTTCGGCGCGAACCAACACATGATCATCAACTatgagctcaaggaagcTCTGCGCCTTATGCTGCGGCAGTTTAATGCGCCGATAATGTACTGCTTTGCCTACGGTTCTGGTGTCTTTCCGCAGAGCCCCTCGCAGGCTAGTATTTCGGAATCGGACTTTCGCGCTGTGCATCCGAATCCACCGGAGGCGCTTATAAAGTCGCAGAAGGGATCGCCGAAAGTGCTGGACTTTATCTTTGGTGTATCGCATGTTGAGCATTGGCATTCGATCAATATGAAGCAACATAGGAATCATTATTCGGGACTGGCTTCGCTAGGCTCGGGTGTTGTATCGCGTGTGCAGAACTGGGGTGCTGGCGTTTACTTCAATCCATACGTCGAGGTCAACGGTATGCTCATCAAGTACGGCGTCACAAGTATCGATAACCTCGTTCGCGACCTTTCTTCATGGGATAGTCTATACCTCGCTGGTCGTCTTCAAAAGCCCGTCAAGATTCTCCGCGACCATCCTCGTGTCCGACTCGCCAACCAACATAACCTCATCGCCGCTGTTCGAacagctcttcttctcctcccacCACAGTTCACAGAAGCTGAACTCTACAGCACCATCGCAGGTCTGAGCTATCTAGGCGATCCACGAATGGCTCTCCCAACAGAGAACAAGAGCAAAGTCACAAACATTgtcgacaacaacatcattcaCTTCCGTCGTCTCTACGCCCCCCTTGTCAAGACCCTTCCAAATGTCGACTTCACAGGCGCTTGCCGCATCGACGACACAGACTGGATCATGAACCCCGAAGCGGGCAACAAACTCCAACAAGACATGGACCCCGTTCGCCGCGGTAACATGGTCAGACGACTCCCCCAGACCTTCCGATCACGTCTATACTTCCAGTACCAAAGACGTTTCGGTATTCCCCGCGGAGAGTTCAACGAGCTCATGAAGGCTTCAACGGATGAAGAAGGCGGTGCCGTTAAAAAGATGCAAGGAGGCGAATTTGAGCGCCGCATCGCCACAGACGACGCCCAGAAACTTAACGAAACGATGCGTATCGTCATTAAGCAAACGGTCAATTGGCCAAGTACCGTACAAAGTATCAAGGGCTTATTGATGGGCGGATTCTCGAGAACGTGGCGTTATCTGGGGGAGAAGTATTCAAAGTATAAGAAGGATCAAGATAGTAAAAAGAGCAAAAAGGCGTGA
- a CDS encoding Muniscin C-terminal mu homology domain-containing protein, whose product MEDMARAEYPAMLATLQPSQAVQTLTERMKRMSRVNTEIADWLQERRRVEDQYVQGLKKLATFKVPNSQSELGVFQAPWNRIIDSTENIAHSHHQLADRIERDIEHPLRNFANRKDVQNMNTMSSNLTTMAKDLEESQNQVDKLTKKGGRANTSKVDAASSKLESATGQWESQAPFIFESLQALDESRVNNLRDLLTQYQTHESDSAGRVQENAMETLALMLEIDTEKEIQSFVHRATAGKAKLPTRTSTRQSSFAGTTPSTPVPPSTADSTNLPAPSAHTSSPAPVPAPASSHAGDDDISENNSVPQEKPGGKLRRLGTMFGGRRRQSMHAGFGQLSPGKLGPSFGRLGTSHSQNDRGVSPRGSSNNLAEHHRLSSLAETPDVPKLPNSETDSPRPDASHENTNGVSHNENLLDSPIPQTAGGTVNGNHEPDLSDVQPPPGPPPSHKQENQTPAPQQLATKDAEGFTVPPPMNDPISEAQREAKESGEDPDQLLKVNIQQTPVEDEDPEAKMAALSSVANSLKLGPATRRSGTVRGRRDVRHTMYVPPPNLPESGTDSSLSVRPTSPSFAQSLSKGSAVAALASEASIAGTSDTQSVRSGNSLGGLNHPQHAHMTAPGLNTSIIESVSAIFEDGVVKSTTITGEVAFVNNPSDSGDAKSYETIRINNFSALERIGPNRIFVQNSSPDHNDQFNLDVSHLTKSATAFSYRVFSEDSETPTLGEHAPLSLKPAWKPQGDKLGLLLQYQLNPSSKLTAPVTLHNVVIVATYEGKSSGAQTKPVGTHLKDKHLVYWRIGDLTLTTEPHKIVCRIIGAEGAEPKPGHIEARWELTATGDQVIGSGISISRLDEGKGKGKDVSEDDPFADDTASTEHKWVDVPISRKLVSGKYEGR is encoded by the exons ATGGAGGATATGGCCAGGGCCGAGTATCCCGCCATGCTG GCAACTCTTCAGCCCAGCCAGGCGGTGCAGACTCTTACCGAACGAATGAAGCGCATGTCCCGCGTCAACACCGAAATTGCCGACTGGCTCCAG GAGCGCCGTCGCGTGGAGGATCAGTACGTGCAGggcctcaagaagcttgctACCTTCAAGGTTCCCAATTCTCAGTCTGAGCTAGG TGTGTTCCAAGCGCCGTGGAATAGGATCATCGACTCGACGGAAAACATCGCCCACTCGCATCATCAGCTTGCCGATCGCATCGAGAGAGATATCGAGCATCCGCTGCGCAATTTTGCCAACCGCAAAGATGTCCAGAACATGAACACTATGTCCAGCAACCTAACGACTATGGCTAAGGACCTCGAAGAGTCCCAGAATCAGGTCGATAAGCTCACCAAGAAAGGAGGCCGTGCAAACACTTCAAAGGTCGATGCAGCTTCTTCCAAGCTCGAATCTGCTACAGGACAGTGGGAATCGCAGGCACCCTTTATCTTCGAATCTCTTCAGGCCCTCGACGAGTCACGAGTGAACAACCTGCGTGATCTTCTCACACAGTACCAGACCCACGAATCCGATTCAGCTGGACGTGTGCAGGAGAATGCTATGGAGACTCTTGCTCTGATGCTCGAAATCGACACGGAAAAGGAGATTCAGTCATTCGTTCACAGGGCTACGGCTGGCAAGGCGAAGCTTCCTACAAGGACATCAACACGGCAGTCGTCTTTCGCAGGCACAACTCCTTCGACACCAGTTCCTCCAAGCACTGCTGATAGCACCAATTTGCCTGCTCCAAGCGCTCACACATCGTCTCCTGCGCCTGTTCCAGCTCCCGCCTCTTCCCACGcaggcgatgatgatatcagCGAAAACAACTCGGTTCCCCAAGAGAAGCCAG GTGGTAAATTGCGCCGCCTCGGTACCATGTTCGGTGGACGCAGGAGACAGAGCATGCACGCCGGTTTCGGCCAACTCTCTCCCGGAAAGCTAGGCCCCAGCTTCGGACGATTGGGAACCAGTCACAGCCAAAATGACCGCGGTGTCTCCCCTCGAGGCTCCTCCAACAACCTCGCAGAGCACCACCGATTGTCCTCTCTAGCAGAAACTCCCGATGTGCCCAAGCTACCCAATAGCGAGACTGACTCACCCAGGCCCGATGCCTCGCATGAGAACACGAACGGAGTGTCGCACAACGAAAATCTGCTCGACAGCCCGATCCCACAAACGGCTGGGGGTACAGTCAACGGGAACCATGAACCCGATCTGTCAGATGTCCAGCCTCCTCCTGGTCCTCCGCCATCGCACAAGCAGGAGAACCAAACACCCGCGCCGCAACAGCTCGCAACCAAGGATGCTGAAGGATTTACCGTTCCACCACCAATGAACGACCCTATCTCTGAGGCTCAGCGTGAAGCTAAGGAATCTGGCGAAGACCCTgaccagcttctcaaggtcaacaTTCAACAGACACCTgtggaggatgaagatccaGAAGCCAAAATGGCTGCTCTTTCTAGCGTCGCCAACAGTCTCAAGCTTGGGCCGGCCACTCGTCGTAGTGGTACGGTGAGAGGACGTCGTGACGTGCGCCATACTATGTATGTGCCGCCGCCCAACCTCCCTGAGAGCGGTACAGATTCGTCCCTGAGCGTTAGGCCAACATCTCCATCTTTCGCACAATCCCTTTCCAAGGGCAGTGCAGTTGCAGCCTTGGCATCTGAGGCTAGCATTGCTGGTACTTCAGATACGCAGTCTGTGCGGTCAGGCAACTCATTGGGTGGCCTGAACCACCCTCAGCATGCGCATATGACTGCTCCAGGACTGAACACGTCCATCATTGAAAGTGTTTCTGCTATatttgaagatggtgttgtcaagTCTACAACTATTACTGGCGAGGTTGCATTCGTCAACAACCCCAGTGACTCTGGTGATGCGAAGA GCTACGAGACTATCCGCATTAACAACTTTTCGGCCCTGGAGCGCATCGGACCGAACCGCATTTTTGTGCAGAACTCATCTCCTGACCATAACGATCAGTTCAACCTCGACGTATCTCACCTCACCAAGAGCGCAACTGCATTCTCATACCGAGTATTTTCCGAGGACTCCGAAACCCCTACGCTGGGCGAGCATGCTCCTCTCTCCCTCAAACCCGCATGGAAGCCCCAAGGAGACAAACTCGGCCTCTTGCTTCAGTACCAGCTCAACCCATCCTCAAAGCTCACCGCCCCAGTAACACTACACAACGTTGTCATCGTCGCGACCTACGAAGGCAAATCCAGCGGTGCCCAAACAAAGCCCGTAGGAACACACCTCAAGGACAAACACCTTGTGTACTGGCGCATCGGCGATCTCACCCTCACCACCGAACCTCACAAGATCGTCTGCCGCATCATCGGCGCAGAAGGTGCAGAGCCTAAACCTGGCCACATCGAAGCACGCTGGGAACTCACGGCCACAGGCGATCAAGTCATCGGCAGCGGTATCTCCATCTCCAGACTCGACGAGGGCAAGGGTAAAGGCAAAGATGTCTCCGAGGACGATCCCTTCGCAGACGACACCGCTAGCACAGAACACAAGTGGGTTGACGTACCTATCTCGAGAAAGCTCGTCAGCGGTAAATATGAAGGACGGTAG